ATCGAGTCGGCCGCAGCCACGGTTCGTCGCCGCGAGTGCGATCTGACGGACGTCTACGCCGTCCTCGGGGAGGTGACGACCCTGGCCGACGAGCACGCGACCGATTCCGTCTCCGTGAACGTCTCCGGCGGCGGCACCATCGCGGCCATCGGCGCGACCATGGCCTGCATGGACGTCTCGACCGACGCGACCGCCTACTACGTCGAGCCCGAGGACTACGCACACGATCCGACGACGATCCCGATCTCGAACGGGACCGCGGACGTCTACGGTCTCCCGACCTATCCAATCGAATCGCCCACCCGCGACCAGATCGCGATCATGGGCTTTCTCGCCGATCCCGCGTCCTGGAACGGCTATCACGAGGAACGGACGACGCCACCGAAGAAGAAAGACTGCATCGAGTTCGCCCGGGACGTCGG
This region of Natronosalvus halobius genomic DNA includes:
- a CDS encoding DUF6293 family protein is translated as MDVVKRVHIVPLGYEFDRVLEPICDQRADLVYLLEHPTDDPDRVVPDYREELVSDIESAAATVRRRECDLTDVYAVLGEVTTLADEHATDSVSVNVSGGGTIAAIGATMACMDVSTDATAYYVEPEDYAHDPTTIPISNGTADVYGLPTYPIESPTRDQIAIMGFLADPASWNGYHEERTTPPKKKDCIEFARDVGLSFMADRAPPESHPGGEDKGAFRVLDTHVLDPLETDGYVEIEAVGRRRVITLTDQGENAYRAFRHKLKYAENYPGE